From Mastacembelus armatus chromosome 13, fMasArm1.2, whole genome shotgun sequence, one genomic window encodes:
- the ech1 gene encoding delta(3,5)-Delta(2,4)-dienoyl-CoA isomerase, mitochondrial, which translates to MLSVVARSALSKYRRLWLPSHSLARAMSSSSGGPTSPYTTLAISHPAESVTHVELHRPEKLNAMNKAFWREMVDCFNEISGDPDCRVVVVSGAGKIFTAGIDLMDMASDVLQPGGDDTARVSWNIRRIITKYQETFSVIEKCPKPVVVAIHGACIGGGVDLITACDIRLCTHDAWFQVKEVDIGLAADVGTLQRLPKVIGSRSLVNELALTARKMFADEAKSSGLVSRVFAEKEAMMAGALEMAGEIAGRSPVAVQGTKINLIYARDHSVPEGLDYMATWNMSMLQTQDVMKSAQAAMEKKSPKTIAFSKL; encoded by the exons ATGTTGTCCGTCGTTGCCAGGTCAGCTCTTAGTAAAT ACAGGCGTCTCTGGCTGCCCAGTCACAGTCTGGCCAGGGCCATGTCATCGTCCTCAGGTGGTCCCACCTCCCCGTACACCACCCTAGCCATCAGCCACCCAGCAGAGTCCGTCACCCATGTGGAGCTTCACCGCCCTGAGAAACTCAACGCCATGAACAAGGCTTTCTGGAG GGAGATGGTGGACTGCTTTAACGAGATCTCTGGAGACCCAGACTGCAGAGTGGTGGTGGTTTCTGGAGCAGGGAAGATCTTCACCGCCG GTATCGACCTGATGGACATGGCGAGCGACGTGTTGCAGCCGGGGGGCGACGACACGGCCCGGGTTTCCTGGAACATCAGAAGAATCATCACCAAGTATCAGGAAACCTTCTCCGTCATAGAGAAG TGTCCAAAGCCTGTTGTTGTGGCCATCCATGGAGCCTGTATCGGAGGAG GTGTTGACCTGATCACAGCCTGTGACATTCGCCTGTGTACCCACGACGCCTGGTTCCAGGTGAAG GAAGTTGATATTGGACTCGCAGCGGACGTCGGGACTCTCCAGAGACTTCCCAAAGTCATCGGCAGCCGCAG CCTGGTGAACGAACTGGCCCTGACTGCCAGGAAGATGTTTGCAGACGAAGCAAAGAGCAGTGGCCTGGTCAG CCGAGTGTTTGCGGAGAAGGAGGCCATGATGGCTGGAGCTCTGGAGATGGCTGGAGAAATTGCTGGTCGAAGTCCGGTCGCTGTGCAGGGCACCAAAATCAACCTCATCTACGCCAGAGACCACAGTGTGCCAGAGGGACTGGACTACATG GCCACGTGGAACATGAGCATGCTTCAGACTCAGGATGTGATGAAATCAGCTCAGGCTGCCATGGAGAAGAAGAGTCCCAAGACCATCGCTTTCTCCAAACTCTAG